The nucleotide window GGTATCGCAACACCGTTTTCGCTTTTTCCGGTGCCGTGCGCCGTGCATCGGTGAGATAGATTTCTCGGTGCCAATAATCTCCCATCGTGGGGATAACACGATAGTCGCGTTCCCTTAAAACCGCCTGTAACTTCGCAAAGGTTGCAGGTTCATCATCAAACGGACCGTGATGAATGGTCTGTAGGACCAACCCTTCCGCGTACGTTTCCCACTTCACCTGCGACAGCCAAGGATTGTCTTTCTTCTGTCGAACCCGAGCGAGCGCTTGAGCAAAATCATCCGCAGTCAGGCGGTCGGGTTGACGCAGCATAATTTTATACGTCAGTGCTGCCTTGTTGAGAGTGGTTCCCCGTGAGCCATCACTAGTGGACCACACCCCCTCTAACGGATAGACGGTATACGCGTAAGGCTCGCCCAACTCGCCGCGCTTCAGTGCCATCCGCAAATCATACGCAACGGGATAGAGCGCCGCCACGTGCTCACCAAAGGCCGGTTGATTCGGATCTCCCACTCCCGTAATCGTAATGAAATTCAGCTTGGGTAACGTCAATACTTGCGGTTCTTTCGGCAGATACCAAGCTTTTTCAGCCTTACGCCATTCGTGTTTCATCGGTTCAGCCTCCCTAACCTACTTCTCGACTAAAGGAACCAACATCTCACCGTGAACACCATTGGCATCCGTTCCAGTCATGTAAGACGTGTTAGGGCCACCTACGTAGGCGTAATCAGCCAACTGTGGCAGAATTTCACCGAAGGCGGGGCCTTCCAGGGAATTGTAAAGACCCACTTGATCCGCTGCCGTACCGGTGATCACCAGGTATTTCCCGGCAGGAAATTCAATCAGCCGTTGCCCAGCCGCCGCCTGCGTGTCAGCAGCAACCTGTCGACCGGCATAGTAGTGAAACTCACCATTAATAGCTTCGTTGACAGCGAATAGATAGTCATTGATACCAGGCAGCTGGTCCAGCGCGTGGTCGGCGGTAACTTTTTGCCAGAAGTCCTGCTTCTGTTGGCCCATTTCTGGGAACCCGCCCGTTAAGACCGTGTCTAACCCTAAAACCGTGAATGCTGGTTTCGTTTCAATCGTGTAATTTGCCATATTGTCGTGGCCTCCTTAAGATGATAGACTCAGTATACAAATTAATAGTTTCAAAAACTGACACCATTAGGAGGAAATTCATGAATAAAACGGCTCGGGTCAATACAATGATGCGTTATATCAATAACCGCCAATTCTTTACGATTCGTGAACTGATGACCCACTTTCACGTCTCGCGCAGTACGGTAATCCGTGACCTAAATAACATCCAGGAACTCGGCATGCCCTTGACAGCAAATGTCGGCCGCGATGGCGGTTACGCAGTCATGAAGAATCAACTGCTTCCAGCTGTTCAATTCAACAGTGAGGAACTCAAGGCCCTGTTTGTGAGCTTTCTGGCGACCCTGAACACCCAGTTACCCTACCTGCAGAACCGGAATACGCTGACCGAAAAGCTCGTTGCAATTGCCTCCCAAGCCCAGCAAGATGACCTCCTGACGCTGCAAGAGCTTCTAATCTTTAGTCACACTAATCCAGCCAACACCAAACTGACCGAGCTCACCGACTTTGCGCCAGCCATGCTTAAGACCTTACTCAACGCGTGCCTAACCAACCGACAATTACAGTTCCAACTGACAGATACCACTTGCACGATCTGGGTGCGCCACGTATACAGTCGTCAGGATGCTTGGTACGTCGATGCCTGGGACCTGACGACACAACACTTTCGAGAAATCGCCGTGACAGCCATTCAGCACATTACACCCGTTACCCAGGCTCAAACGTTGGATCCCCAAGTGATTGCAGCCGCCATCAAGGCTGCCCGTCCTAAGCCCAACGTTACCTTATCTTTACGCGCCACGGCTATTCAACAGTTCCGCCAACACCCGCATCCTACCGCAGCACTGCAGTTTCTGGATCCTTTTCAACAGACAGCCAAGCTCGAATGCACCGTGGATATTACTCAGCCACAGCAGCTAAGTGACTTCGCCCGGTGGTGCCTCTATCTGGGGCACGAGGCCCAGCTAACAACGGCGCCAACGGTCGTTAAGCAAGCCCTCCGTCAGGAACTCACCACGCAACTAGCTCAGTTGGACTAGCAGTATTTAACCTGAATTAGAGAGTTTTGTTTCAATAATGCGTTACCTTCAGTAACCACTCAGACACTGTGTCGCATACCGGCCAAAAAAGGGTCCAGGACAAAAGTCCTGAACCCTTTTTTGCGCTCCGAACATACATGGTCGAAACGTGCGCCAAAAGGCAGTCAGCTCCGCTTAACCCCGATAAACAAACAATCCAGGACCGGGATTGTTCGTCTATCGACGTTAATGCTCATTGACTAACCGCCTTTTGTCTCACTCTCTTCTGATTTATTTATCTGACATTTCAGCCTGCTTATCTTTATGACGTAATTCCATTTCGATTTCTTCCAGTGACTTGCCCCGTGTTTCAGGAACCAAGTAGTGGACGAAGAACATAGAAAGAACTGCAAAGACGGCAAAGACAGCGAATGGGCCCCCAACATTGTTATGGAAGTATGCCAGCATAACCAGGAAGAATTGTGAAACTAAGAAGTTCCCAATCCAGTTGGCAGCGGACCCAATGGAAGAACCGATTCCCCGCACACTCAATGGGAAAATTTCACCAATGGTAACCCAGGCAATTGGTCCCCAAGAAATGGCGAACCCAAAGATGTAAATCGCAATCAAAATCATGGTTGGTACGGCTGCGGTTTGAACATCCATGGTGAAGTTCATCACCGCAAGTACACTCAGTGAAACTGCCATGACGATTGACCCAAACATCAGGAAGGTCTTCCGATTGAATTTATCCATAATAAATGTTGCCAAGACGGTCACGACAAAGTTCACGATCCCAATCCCAACCGAAATCCAGATGGCACTGCCTTCAGGAAAGCCGAATCCCTTGATGAACACTTGTGGTAAGAAGTAAATCACGGAATTAATCCCAACTAACTGTTGGAGCAACATAATACCGACGGCAACGATAACGGCCGGCCGAGCAACTGTGAAGAGTTCCTTCAGGCCACCCTTAGGTTGGTTGGCAACGACTTGGATGTCAGCCAATTCCTTCTTAGGATCGTCACCACTACTTTTACGTAACATTTTTAAAACACTTAAGGCTTCATCATTTTTACCCTGTTCAGCCAAGAACCGTGGTGATTCAGGTAATAACAGGCCACCGATCAACAGCAGTGCGGCTGGAATCAAAGCTGACCCCAACATCCACCGCCAGTCCCGGACACCCAGCAGGTTATGGTGCAAGAAGCCCAGGTTAGAAACGTAAGCCAACAGAATCCCTAAGGTGATCATCAGTTGGAATAACGTCCCCAGTGAACCCCGACGTTCTGCGGGAGCCAATTCAGCCAAGTAGGCTGGCGTTAAAGCTGACGCAGACCCAACGGCTAAGCCCAAGATAATCCGGGCAATGACCATGGACCAGAACCCAACGGCGACCATGGACAGTGATGACCCCAGCAAAAACATGATAGCTGCTAAAATCAACAGACGCTTCCGGCCATACCGGTCAGCCAATGGTCCCACTCCCAGTGCCCCAACTGAAGACCCAATCAGGACGGACGAGGTAATGAATCCCGTCTGGGCAATGTTTAAACTAAAGTTATGTTCGATTAATGGTGAAGCCCCCGAAATAATCCCGGTATCAAACCCGAATAGTAGGCCACCTAACGCTCCGAATGTGAATATGAAAAAAGTACTTAAATGTCGATTCATGTTAATCGTCCTCACCCTTCATAAATAATCAGCAAATACACTATAGCGCTTACACGTTTCCTTGTAAACGCTTTCTTTCGTGACGGACTGAGCATTATGGTTGGCTAGTTTCGGTTATTCCAAACAATCAGTCTATACCAATTCAAGGCCCTGAAAACATGAAAAAGGGCCACCGCCACTGGCAACCCTTTTTCAGAAAACTAGACCAATTATCCCTAGTTTTCTAAGAAAACTAGCACGATCGATTAAAAGTTTTTTTATTTTTTTAAGACAACGTCATACGGCCATCCATAATGGTATACGTTTTGTCCGCAAACTCCTGCAACCGCAAATCATGAGTCACCACGACGATGGCCTTGTGATGCTGTTTGGCCAAATCGTGTAATAGACCCCCTACGACCTTAACCCGGTCGCTATCCAGAGCAGCCGTTGGTTCGTCAGCCAGAATAATTTCAGGATTCTGGTACAGCGCCCGCGCAATCGCCACCCGCTGAGTTTGACCACCAGAAAGTTCCCCGGGATACTGTTGGGTCAATTCTGCAATCCCCAATTGTTCCAACAGGGTTGCGAGCTTTGCCGCTGACAGGTTACCCTGTTTTTTAACCCGGTCAACCAGCCTAAATTGATCTGCAACCGTCAGATATGGTACCAAATTGTAGGCCTGTAGAATAAAGCCAATCTGATTTAGACGAAAAGCGTCCCGCGCCTTCCCCGACAAGGCTAGAAATGACCGGTCTTCAACCAATACTTCCCCCGACGTAGGCGTCTGAATCCCCCCGGCAATCGTCAAAAAAGTGCTCTTACCGGAACCTGACGGCCCAATCACCAAGCTAACTTCGCCAGCAACGGCTTCAAAGTTAACGTCAGTCAGGACCTGAACCTCGTTGGTACCGTGACCAAAGGTTTTATTCACATTTTTCAAAGTTAACGTTGGCATCATTCTTAACCTCCAATCACGCTGACAGGGTCAACGTGCAAAATAATTCGGACGGGAATCAAAGCGCCAATCACCCCAGTCAACAGGATGCCACCAGTCACTCCCGCTAACAGTGGCACGTTAAAGGCCAATGGTACGCCGAACGGCAAGACTGATACGGTCAAAGCGGTTAACCCGGCCCCAATCAGCAAACCACCCACAACTAGCAACAAGGCCTGAGTGAGCGTCGTGGTGACCAGCACCTTCGCTGGAATCCCCTGTGCCCGCAGTACCGCATAGTTCGGCAGTTTCTGCATGGTTAAGATGTAGAGGAAGACGGCAATCACCACCATGGCAATAATCATGAGAAAACCGATCATGAAGCTAAACGTCATATTTTGAGCAGAGTAACCGGGTAATTTATTGATGAATTGGCTGAGACTCAGTGTCCGTAAACTACCGTCGGCCCCCTTAAAGGTCGATCGGTCAGAAACAATTCCCCCGGCTTGGTACGCGGGCATCACATGGCTCAACGCCCGCCAAGTTGGCAACGTTCCGTATACGACGGGGGCCACGCTGAGCTTGGCATTGTGGGTAAAGCCGACAATCTGATACTTCCCAGTCAGTGAATTCAGAGTTACCTTATCACCCAACCGATAACCATTATCCTTAAAACTATCATCCACTAAAATCTGATGATTGGTGGTCGGCTTATGACCAGCAACCGTCGTTAATCTATGGTAGATAAACTGATTGTCTTGAATCCCCAGGAACTGAGCCGATAATTTGGCCTGTCCCTTAGCCTTGGCCACCACCCCCGCTTGACCAACGTAGGCTTCATGCTTGGTCAGGCTCAACTTATCGGTCGTCTGTTTCGTGATCAATGACTGCGACAAGCTATCGTTGGCATCACTGTTGAGTGCAATCTTGCTCGCATTCCAGGTATCTAGCGCTTGCGTATTTTGCTGGGCAAGGCCATAGGCCAGACCGCTCAGTACAAATACCAGGTACGTGACTAGAACGATCATGCCAACGATTAAGCCGTACCGCAGCTTCTCGTGACGAATCTCTCTTAGTGCTAAAAACACAGGCGTCCCTCCTACTCTTCTAAATGTTGCAAAGCTTGGCGAAATCGGTCCAGCGCGGCATCCCGGTTAGCGGGAGCCAGCATGATTTCTTTAATCGTTGCGTGACTTAGCGTCATTGCCGCCCAATCCACCACTGGTAAGTCGACTGAGATCGGTGTCTCCGGCAAAAGACTTTCATTTTCTCCATAGTGTCGTCTAACCAGTTGATCGTACTGACTGCCACTAAAGTGATCCACAAACGCTGACACCGCTTGATAGTACGACTCTGCAGAAAATTGCGCCGTTCCCTGAGAACTGAAATCACGATGAATTTCCTGCATTGCTTGTCGGTACAAGGTTTGATAGGCATCCGTCAGGTCATCAAAATATTTATAGAAGGCGCCCCGGGCAATCCCCGCGGC belongs to Levilactobacillus yonginensis and includes:
- a CDS encoding GyrI-like domain-containing protein, which produces MKHEWRKAEKAWYLPKEPQVLTLPKLNFITITGVGDPNQPAFGEHVAALYPVAYDLRMALKRGELGEPYAYTVYPLEGVWSTSDGSRGTTLNKAALTYKIMLRQPDRLTADDFAQALARVRQKKDNPWLSQVKWETYAEGLVLQTIHHGPFDDEPATFAKLQAVLRERDYRVIPTMGDYWHREIYLTDARRTAPEKAKTVLRYRIEQGTK
- a CDS encoding GyrI-like domain-containing protein; the encoded protein is MANYTIETKPAFTVLGLDTVLTGGFPEMGQQKQDFWQKVTADHALDQLPGINDYLFAVNEAINGEFHYYAGRQVAADTQAAAGQRLIEFPAGKYLVITGTAADQVGLYNSLEGPAFGEILPQLADYAYVGGPNTSYMTGTDANGVHGEMLVPLVEK
- a CDS encoding helix-turn-helix transcriptional regulator, producing the protein MNKTARVNTMMRYINNRQFFTIRELMTHFHVSRSTVIRDLNNIQELGMPLTANVGRDGGYAVMKNQLLPAVQFNSEELKALFVSFLATLNTQLPYLQNRNTLTEKLVAIASQAQQDDLLTLQELLIFSHTNPANTKLTELTDFAPAMLKTLLNACLTNRQLQFQLTDTTCTIWVRHVYSRQDAWYVDAWDLTTQHFREIAVTAIQHITPVTQAQTLDPQVIAAAIKAARPKPNVTLSLRATAIQQFRQHPHPTAALQFLDPFQQTAKLECTVDITQPQQLSDFARWCLYLGHEAQLTTAPTVVKQALRQELTTQLAQLD
- a CDS encoding sugar porter family MFS transporter, with product MNRHLSTFFIFTFGALGGLLFGFDTGIISGASPLIEHNFSLNIAQTGFITSSVLIGSSVGALGVGPLADRYGRKRLLILAAIMFLLGSSLSMVAVGFWSMVIARIILGLAVGSASALTPAYLAELAPAERRGSLGTLFQLMITLGILLAYVSNLGFLHHNLLGVRDWRWMLGSALIPAALLLIGGLLLPESPRFLAEQGKNDEALSVLKMLRKSSGDDPKKELADIQVVANQPKGGLKELFTVARPAVIVAVGIMLLQQLVGINSVIYFLPQVFIKGFGFPEGSAIWISVGIGIVNFVVTVLATFIMDKFNRKTFLMFGSIVMAVSLSVLAVMNFTMDVQTAAVPTMILIAIYIFGFAISWGPIAWVTIGEIFPLSVRGIGSSIGSAANWIGNFLVSQFFLVMLAYFHNNVGGPFAVFAVFAVLSMFFVHYLVPETRGKSLEEIEMELRHKDKQAEMSDK
- a CDS encoding ABC transporter ATP-binding protein produces the protein MPTLTLKNVNKTFGHGTNEVQVLTDVNFEAVAGEVSLVIGPSGSGKSTFLTIAGGIQTPTSGEVLVEDRSFLALSGKARDAFRLNQIGFILQAYNLVPYLTVADQFRLVDRVKKQGNLSAAKLATLLEQLGIAELTQQYPGELSGGQTQRVAIARALYQNPEIILADEPTAALDSDRVKVVGGLLHDLAKQHHKAIVVVTHDLRLQEFADKTYTIMDGRMTLS
- a CDS encoding FtsX-like permease family protein → MFLALREIRHEKLRYGLIVGMIVLVTYLVFVLSGLAYGLAQQNTQALDTWNASKIALNSDANDSLSQSLITKQTTDKLSLTKHEAYVGQAGVVAKAKGQAKLSAQFLGIQDNQFIYHRLTTVAGHKPTTNHQILVDDSFKDNGYRLGDKVTLNSLTGKYQIVGFTHNAKLSVAPVVYGTLPTWRALSHVMPAYQAGGIVSDRSTFKGADGSLRTLSLSQFINKLPGYSAQNMTFSFMIGFLMIIAMVVIAVFLYILTMQKLPNYAVLRAQGIPAKVLVTTTLTQALLLVVGGLLIGAGLTALTVSVLPFGVPLAFNVPLLAGVTGGILLTGVIGALIPVRIILHVDPVSVIGG
- a CDS encoding TetR/AcrR family transcriptional regulator, coding for MPSSTFENLSSDKQKRIMAALLTEFSTHSLADAQVARIVKAAGIARGAFYKYFDDLTDAYQTLYRQAMQEIHRDFSSQGTAQFSAESYYQAVSAFVDHFSGSQYDQLVRRHYGENESLLPETPISVDLPVVDWAAMTLSHATIKEIMLAPANRDAALDRFRQALQHLEE